In Caproicibacterium amylolyticum, a genomic segment contains:
- the flhB gene encoding flagellar biosynthesis protein FlhB codes for MAQNSSGEKTEQATPKRKTDERKKGNVFLSQEAVTVATMLASFAILKALGSTMLGQLQYSLRDFINLGATMETVSTDDVSQLFIKGCITFAIGALPVALICSAAAVALTLAQTKFLFSAKGFAFKANRMNPLNGIKNLFSMRGVMELIKSILKILLLGIIVWNVLNGWILQLPRMMDMQVGQAFANICDTVFNMAIQVSVVFVALAAFDYFFQWWDYNKKLRMTKQEVKEEYKETEGDPQIKGQIKDRQQAMSRRRMMQNVPNADVVIRNPTHVAVAIQYDSKKSRAPVVVAKGLDSLALRIVAVAEENGVYITENVPLARGLYAAVDLDQEIPEKYYKTVAEVLAFVYKLKKKDKNR; via the coding sequence GTGGCGCAGAATTCAAGCGGTGAAAAAACAGAGCAGGCTACCCCGAAACGAAAGACGGATGAACGAAAAAAAGGCAACGTTTTTCTCAGTCAGGAAGCTGTTACTGTGGCAACAATGCTTGCCTCCTTTGCAATTTTGAAAGCACTTGGTTCCACTATGCTGGGACAGCTTCAGTACTCTCTTCGTGACTTCATCAATCTGGGTGCTACGATGGAAACCGTGAGCACAGATGATGTTTCTCAGCTTTTTATCAAGGGCTGCATTACCTTTGCAATCGGTGCTTTGCCAGTTGCGCTGATTTGTTCTGCTGCGGCTGTTGCACTTACGCTGGCGCAGACCAAATTCCTTTTCTCCGCAAAGGGTTTTGCGTTTAAAGCAAACCGCATGAATCCGCTGAATGGAATTAAAAATCTGTTTTCCATGCGTGGCGTTATGGAACTGATAAAGTCCATTCTAAAAATCCTTTTGCTGGGCATTATTGTCTGGAATGTTTTAAATGGCTGGATTTTGCAGCTTCCACGTATGATGGATATGCAGGTAGGGCAGGCTTTTGCAAATATTTGCGATACCGTTTTTAACATGGCAATACAAGTTTCAGTTGTATTTGTTGCGCTTGCTGCATTCGATTATTTCTTTCAGTGGTGGGACTACAACAAAAAGCTGCGCATGACGAAGCAGGAGGTTAAGGAAGAATATAAAGAAACAGAGGGTGACCCGCAGATTAAAGGCCAGATTAAGGATCGCCAGCAGGCAATGTCACGCAGACGTATGATGCAGAATGTTCCAAATGCGGATGTTGTTATTCGTAACCCGACCCACGTCGCGGTAGCGATTCAATATGATTCGAAAAAATCAAGAGCACCGGTTGTGGTCGCAAAAGGTTTGGATTCTCTGGCACTGCGAATCGTTGCAGTGGCAGAGGAGAACGGCGTTTATATAACAGAGAATGTGCCGCTCGCCCGTGGCCTGTACGCAGCAGTGGATCTTGATCAGGAGATTCCGGAAAAGTATTACAAAACAGTGGCAGAGGTTTTGGCCTTCGTCTACAAACTCAAGAAAAAGGACAAGAATAGATGA
- the fliP gene encoding flagellar type III secretion system pore protein FliP (The bacterial flagellar biogenesis protein FliP forms a type III secretion system (T3SS)-type pore required for flagellar assembly.) has protein sequence MTRLPSRAEVSPEQRKRELKRYILRFFVSLGVFLVLVLFLFATGAHAAKFNVTMDTGNDKGTSTGPLQVLILFAAIALAPTMLLMMTSFTRIIIVLSLLRNAIGLQTTPPNQVLIGIALALSLFVMAPTLTEVNNTAVQPYTNGKITQTQAIENAKKPLKVFMLKQTGVKEMNMFLELSGQKHELKKVEPNELLSLGFRVIMPAFVTSELKRAFTIGFLLFIPFMIIDMVVSSVLMSMGMVMLPPSMISLPFKLMLFVVVDGWGLLFDSLVKSFH, from the coding sequence ATGACCAGACTTCCGTCACGGGCAGAGGTCAGCCCTGAACAGCGAAAAAGAGAACTGAAACGGTACATATTGCGTTTCTTCGTTTCATTGGGTGTGTTTTTGGTACTTGTGCTGTTTTTGTTTGCAACAGGTGCACATGCAGCTAAATTCAATGTCACCATGGATACAGGAAATGACAAGGGTACTTCTACAGGGCCGCTGCAGGTATTGATTCTATTTGCAGCAATTGCACTGGCACCGACAATGCTTTTGATGATGACCAGTTTTACACGTATCATCATTGTGCTTTCGCTCCTGCGAAATGCAATAGGTCTGCAGACGACTCCGCCAAACCAGGTGTTGATTGGTATAGCACTTGCGCTGTCCCTGTTCGTTATGGCACCAACCCTGACCGAAGTCAACAATACGGCTGTACAGCCGTATACCAACGGAAAGATTACGCAGACACAGGCAATTGAAAACGCCAAAAAGCCTTTAAAAGTATTTATGCTGAAACAGACCGGTGTTAAGGAAATGAACATGTTCCTCGAACTTTCCGGTCAGAAGCATGAGCTGAAAAAGGTAGAGCCGAATGAATTGCTGAGTTTGGGATTTCGTGTGATTATGCCTGCTTTTGTTACAAGCGAATTAAAGCGTGCCTTTACCATAGGATTCCTGCTGTTCATTCCTTTCATGATCATTGATATGGTCGTTTCCAGTGTGCTGATGTCCATGGGCATGGTAATGCTGCCGCCTTCCATGATTTCACTGCCGTTTAAGCTGATGCTGTTTGTGGTAGTAGACGGGTGGGGGCTGCTGTTTGATTCGCTTGTGAAAAGTTTCCATTAG
- the fliQ gene encoding flagellar biosynthesis protein FliQ, translating to MTSEQVLTIFREAIMTMLKLAVPFLVVSIAIGLIVAIFQAATQIHEQTITFVPKIIVIAFMMLMLGSWMISVMSDLFQSICKMIIQV from the coding sequence GTGACATCCGAACAAGTACTTACAATTTTTCGTGAAGCAATCATGACAATGCTGAAGCTTGCAGTTCCTTTTTTGGTTGTAAGCATCGCCATAGGTCTGATTGTTGCTATATTTCAGGCTGCCACGCAGATTCATGAACAGACAATTACCTTTGTACCGAAAATTATAGTGATTGCCTTTATGATGCTGATGCTCGGTTCCTGGATGATTTCAGTCATGAGCGACCTGTTTCAAAGTATCTGCAAAATGATTATTCAGGTGTAG
- the fliR gene encoding flagellar biosynthetic protein FliR — protein sequence MTIQMQTLLAYLLVFCRMCGMVVFNPLLMSKNVPARMRVGLAALLTAIIAPGLLQTAPVGLTDVGLVLAIGKEMLAGLVCGFIFQIFYYLLMFAGDVMDTTFGLAMAKIFDPGTNIQMSLSGKVLDVIFVLYFFATDSHLVLIRIFTSSYDIIPMGQLAHIRQTGSFLLDLFTSAFSLAVRLTLPFLAADLLLEVAMGILMKLIPQINVFVISMQLKILLGIGLMFLFASPICNFITNYTDTMLKAMEQALYLLKPTG from the coding sequence ATGACAATACAAATGCAGACACTGCTTGCCTACCTGCTGGTCTTTTGCCGAATGTGCGGCATGGTGGTGTTTAATCCGCTGCTGATGAGCAAAAATGTTCCGGCAAGAATGCGTGTTGGGCTGGCAGCCCTGCTGACGGCCATTATTGCGCCGGGTTTGCTGCAAACAGCTCCGGTCGGTTTGACTGATGTTGGTCTTGTGCTTGCCATTGGCAAAGAAATGCTGGCCGGTCTGGTTTGCGGTTTTATCTTTCAGATATTCTACTATCTGCTGATGTTTGCCGGTGATGTGATGGATACCACCTTTGGCTTAGCAATGGCAAAGATTTTTGACCCGGGCACAAACATACAAATGTCTCTGTCTGGCAAGGTGCTGGATGTCATCTTTGTACTTTATTTCTTTGCAACTGACAGCCACTTGGTGCTGATTCGCATTTTCACTTCTTCTTATGATATTATTCCAATGGGGCAGTTGGCACATATTCGCCAAACGGGGTCCTTCTTGCTGGATTTGTTTACCAGCGCATTTTCTCTGGCGGTGAGACTTACGCTGCCGTTCCTTGCGGCAGATTTGCTTTTGGAGGTTGCCATGGGTATCCTGATGAAGCTGATTCCGCAGATAAATGTTTTTGTCATCAGCATGCAGCTGAAAATTCTGCTGGGAATTGGCTTGATGTTCCTTTTTGCCAGTCCAATCTGCAACTTCATTACAAACTACACAGATACCATGCTGAAAGCAATGGAGCAGGCTCTGTATTTGTTAAAACCGACGGGATGA